A single region of the Marinobacter salinus genome encodes:
- the rbfA gene encoding 30S ribosome-binding factor RbfA — MPREFSRIDRIGDQMQRELAQLIQREVKDPRVGMVSVNAVKVSRDLGYADVYVSLLSTEELTEESPEVQESLKVLSKASGFLRGHVGRAMKLRVVPQLRFHFDTLQGYSRKMDSLIRKAVGDKPAVPREDNDDPVSDNPERDA; from the coding sequence ATGCCAAGAGAGTTCAGTCGTATTGATCGCATTGGCGATCAGATGCAGCGAGAACTGGCCCAGCTGATCCAGCGGGAGGTCAAAGACCCGCGGGTCGGCATGGTTTCGGTAAATGCCGTGAAAGTGAGTCGTGATCTAGGCTATGCCGATGTCTACGTGTCGCTGCTGTCCACCGAGGAACTAACCGAGGAGTCTCCGGAAGTCCAGGAGTCTCTCAAGGTGTTGTCCAAGGCCTCCGGTTTTCTGCGGGGCCACGTTGGACGGGCAATGAAGCTGAGGGTTGTTCCCCAGCTTCGGTTCCACTTCGATACCTTGCAGGGATACAGTCGAAAAATGGATAGTCTTATCCGCAAGGCGGTGGGTGATAAGCCGGCCGTCCCCAGGGAAGACAATGACGATCCCGTTTCTGACAACCCGGAGCGAGACGCTTGA
- the infB gene encoding translation initiation factor IF-2, whose amino-acid sequence MAEVTVKQLAEDVGAPVDRLLKQIVEAGLKARSENDAVSSDEKQQLLAYLRKTHGEADSEPRKITLKRKTTTTLKAGKAKTVNVEVRKRRTYIKRAELQPEAEVPQSDAATEEQIPEQQPVEETPQVTAEQTPAVETEKPTQEQTPATSVEEEPVAEKAPEKAREPEPVPAPEDMPIPPPEGEGKDRKPKKKKEKVRDRADEAEEGKPKKKSAGHRGPRSRPVEEPLVITEDEEDTTLRKPLRAKKKPKEKRHAFERPTKPMVREVEIPETISVGDLAQRMAVKSADVIKTLMGMGVMATINQALDQETAVLVTEELGHKAKTVSDDAFEEEVLSEFSFEGGEKTKRAPVVSVMGHVDHGKTSLLDYIRRTKVASGESGGITQHIGAYHVETDHGMVSFLDTPGHAAFTAMRARGAQCTDIVILVVAADDGVMPQTKEAVQHARSAGVPLVVAINKMDKEGADPDRIKSELAALEVVPEDWGGDTQFVPVSAHTGEGIEALLEAVLLQSEILELEASPDAPAKGVVVESSLERGRGSVATVLVQNGTLRQGDMVVAGSYFGKVRAMTDEAGKQTKEAGPSIPVEILGLNGTPDAGDEFFAVADEKKAKELAEFRQTREREQRLQRQQAAKLENLFENMGKDEVKTLNVVLKTDVRGSLEAITKALQDLGNDEVQVKIVSSGVGGIAETDISLAMATNAVIFGFNVRADAAAKRLVEQEGLDLRYYSIIYNLIDDVKAALTGMLAPEFREDIVGIADVRDVFRSPKFGQVAGCMVTEGTVYRNKPIRVLRDNVVIFEGELESLRRFKDDVPEVRNGMECGIGVKGYDVKVGDQIEVFDRVRVERKLESTGA is encoded by the coding sequence ATGGCTGAAGTAACGGTAAAACAACTGGCCGAAGATGTAGGCGCTCCCGTGGATCGTTTGCTGAAGCAGATCGTGGAAGCAGGCCTCAAGGCCCGCTCTGAAAACGACGCTGTATCCAGCGATGAGAAGCAGCAGTTGCTGGCCTATTTAAGAAAGACGCACGGTGAGGCGGATTCTGAGCCCCGCAAGATCACGTTGAAGCGTAAGACGACAACCACGCTTAAGGCGGGCAAGGCGAAAACGGTCAATGTGGAAGTGCGCAAGCGTCGCACCTACATCAAGCGCGCTGAATTACAGCCGGAAGCGGAAGTTCCCCAGTCTGACGCGGCAACAGAAGAGCAAATTCCGGAGCAACAACCGGTAGAGGAAACTCCGCAGGTAACTGCTGAGCAGACGCCTGCGGTCGAGACCGAAAAGCCGACTCAGGAACAGACGCCTGCTACCTCTGTTGAGGAAGAGCCGGTCGCTGAAAAAGCGCCTGAGAAGGCTCGGGAGCCTGAGCCCGTTCCGGCGCCGGAAGATATGCCCATTCCGCCTCCCGAAGGCGAGGGCAAGGACCGGAAGCCGAAGAAAAAGAAAGAAAAAGTTCGCGACCGCGCCGATGAGGCCGAGGAAGGCAAGCCGAAGAAGAAATCGGCTGGTCATCGTGGTCCGCGCAGCCGCCCGGTGGAAGAGCCCTTGGTTATTACCGAGGACGAAGAAGACACCACCCTGCGTAAGCCGCTGCGTGCGAAAAAGAAACCCAAAGAGAAGCGTCATGCTTTCGAGAGGCCGACCAAACCAATGGTCAGAGAAGTAGAGATTCCCGAGACGATTAGCGTAGGTGACCTTGCCCAGCGTATGGCAGTCAAGTCAGCCGACGTTATCAAGACCCTGATGGGTATGGGCGTAATGGCTACCATCAACCAGGCACTGGACCAGGAAACAGCGGTTCTGGTGACTGAGGAGTTGGGGCACAAGGCCAAGACCGTCAGTGACGATGCGTTTGAAGAAGAGGTTCTGAGCGAATTCTCCTTTGAAGGCGGCGAAAAAACCAAGCGTGCGCCGGTCGTCAGTGTTATGGGCCACGTTGACCACGGTAAAACCTCGCTGCTGGATTACATCCGCCGCACCAAGGTGGCTTCCGGTGAGTCCGGTGGCATTACCCAGCATATTGGTGCGTACCACGTGGAAACCGACCATGGCATGGTCTCCTTCCTTGATACCCCGGGCCACGCAGCGTTTACTGCGATGCGTGCACGCGGTGCCCAGTGCACCGATATCGTTATCCTGGTTGTGGCTGCCGATGACGGTGTTATGCCGCAAACCAAGGAAGCTGTGCAGCATGCACGTTCCGCAGGTGTTCCCCTGGTAGTTGCCATCAACAAGATGGATAAGGAAGGGGCGGATCCGGATCGGATCAAGAGTGAGCTGGCTGCGCTGGAAGTGGTTCCGGAAGATTGGGGCGGGGACACTCAGTTTGTTCCTGTTTCCGCGCACACCGGTGAGGGCATCGAAGCCCTGCTCGAAGCGGTATTGCTGCAGTCCGAGATTCTCGAGCTGGAAGCATCCCCGGACGCTCCGGCCAAAGGTGTCGTGGTTGAGTCCAGCCTTGAGCGCGGTCGTGGTTCCGTTGCGACTGTTCTGGTTCAGAACGGTACCCTTCGCCAGGGTGACATGGTTGTAGCCGGTTCCTACTTCGGTAAAGTTCGGGCAATGACCGACGAAGCGGGTAAGCAGACCAAGGAAGCAGGACCGTCGATCCCGGTCGAGATCCTGGGCCTTAACGGTACTCCGGACGCGGGTGACGAGTTCTTCGCTGTGGCGGACGAGAAGAAGGCGAAAGAACTCGCCGAGTTCCGTCAGACGCGTGAGCGTGAGCAGCGCCTGCAGCGCCAACAGGCTGCCAAGCTTGAGAATCTGTTTGAGAACATGGGTAAGGATGAAGTCAAAACCCTCAATGTTGTTCTCAAGACGGATGTTCGCGGTTCTCTGGAAGCCATCACCAAGGCACTTCAGGACCTGGGCAATGATGAAGTCCAGGTGAAGATCGTGTCTTCCGGTGTTGGTGGTATTGCCGAGACCGATATCAGCCTTGCCATGGCCACCAATGCGGTGATCTTCGGCTTCAATGTTCGTGCCGACGCTGCAGCGAAGCGCCTGGTCGAGCAGGAAGGCCTGGACCTTCGCTACTACAGCATCATCTATAACCTGATTGATGATGTGAAAGCCGCCCTGACTGGCATGTTGGCGCCGGAGTTCCGCGAAGACATCGTTGGTATTGCAGATGTGCGCGATGTGTTCCGTTCGCCGAAGTTCGGCCAGGTAGCCGGTTGTATGGTGACTGAAGGTACCGTATACCGTAACAAGCCCATCCGTGTCCTGCGGGATAACGTAGTGATCTTTGAAGGCGAGCTGGAGTCCCTGCGTCGCTTCAAGGATGACGTGCCCGAGGTTCGCAACGGTATGGAATGTGGTATCGGTGTTAAGGGTTATGACGTCAAGGTCGGTGACCAGATCGAGGTGTTTGACCGCGTTCGTGTTGAGCGTAAGCTCGAATCCACGGGGGCCTGA
- the nusA gene encoding transcription termination factor NusA: MSKEILLVVESVSNEKGVEKDVIFEAIELALATAAKKRYEDEDADIRVSIDRRTGEYETFRRWLVVDNDAVPALGTELTMQEAEEIDSNLRPGDIHEEKIESVAFGRIGAQAAKQIIFQKVREAERTKIVDSYRDRVGELVSGTVKKVTRDNVIVDLGANAEALLPRENLIPRETFRMGDRVRSLLLEIRTDHRGPQLILSRTSPQMLIELFRIEVPEIAEELIEIRGAARDPGSRAKIAVKTNDRRIDPVGACVGMRGSRVQAVSNELGGERVDIVLWDDNPAQLVINAMAPAEVASIVMDEDRHTMEVAVAEDNLAQAIGRNGQNVRLATELTGWTLNVMTEEEAGERQEQEYTRLVEHFVSHLDVDEEFAAVLIEEGFTSLEEVAYVPMEEMLAIEGFDEDTVSELRRRAKDVLLNQALASEEALEGAEPAEDLLTMDGMDRGLAFKLAGMGVRTMEDLAEQSVDDLLDIEGMDEERAGTLIMTARAPWFEDQA; this comes from the coding sequence ATGAGTAAAGAGATCTTGCTGGTGGTTGAATCCGTCTCGAACGAGAAAGGAGTCGAGAAGGATGTGATTTTCGAGGCGATCGAGCTTGCGCTCGCCACCGCTGCCAAAAAACGTTATGAAGATGAGGACGCGGATATCCGGGTCTCCATTGACCGCCGTACCGGAGAATACGAAACCTTCCGGCGCTGGCTGGTTGTCGATAATGATGCCGTGCCAGCTCTGGGTACCGAACTGACCATGCAGGAAGCGGAGGAAATTGATTCAAACCTTCGCCCTGGCGATATTCATGAAGAGAAGATCGAGTCAGTCGCTTTCGGGCGGATTGGTGCGCAGGCGGCCAAGCAAATCATTTTCCAGAAGGTTCGCGAAGCTGAACGCACCAAGATTGTGGATAGCTACCGTGACCGTGTTGGCGAGCTTGTATCCGGTACCGTCAAGAAAGTAACGCGCGACAATGTGATTGTGGATCTCGGCGCCAATGCCGAAGCGCTGTTGCCCCGCGAAAACCTCATTCCCCGGGAAACATTCCGGATGGGGGACAGGGTGCGCTCACTGTTGCTGGAGATCCGGACCGATCACCGGGGACCTCAGTTGATCCTGAGCCGGACCTCTCCGCAGATGCTGATTGAGCTGTTCCGCATTGAAGTTCCGGAGATTGCCGAGGAGCTTATCGAAATTCGTGGCGCCGCCCGTGATCCGGGATCCCGTGCCAAGATTGCCGTGAAGACCAATGACCGCCGCATTGATCCGGTTGGTGCCTGCGTCGGCATGCGCGGTTCGCGTGTGCAGGCGGTCTCCAATGAGCTAGGCGGCGAACGTGTGGACATCGTGCTCTGGGACGACAACCCCGCGCAGTTGGTAATCAACGCCATGGCTCCGGCTGAAGTGGCTTCCATTGTGATGGATGAAGATCGTCATACCATGGAGGTGGCTGTCGCTGAAGATAATCTGGCCCAGGCTATCGGCCGGAATGGTCAGAATGTACGGCTGGCAACAGAACTGACCGGCTGGACCCTGAACGTCATGACCGAAGAAGAGGCCGGTGAGCGTCAGGAACAGGAGTATACTCGGCTGGTAGAGCACTTCGTTAGTCATCTCGATGTCGACGAGGAATTTGCTGCTGTTCTGATCGAGGAAGGTTTCACTTCGCTTGAGGAAGTGGCCTATGTACCGATGGAAGAGATGCTGGCGATCGAAGGCTTTGACGAAGACACTGTCTCCGAATTGCGTCGCCGCGCTAAAGACGTCCTGCTGAACCAGGCGCTGGCAAGCGAAGAGGCTCTCGAGGGTGCAGAGCCGGCAGAAGATCTTCTGACGATGGATGGCATGGACCGGGGCCTGGCGTTCAAGCTGGCAGGCATGGGTGTGCGTACCATGGAAGATCTGGCGGAGCAGTCGGTTGACGACTTGCTCGATATTGAAGGTATGGATGAAGAGCGTGCAGGTACGTTGATTATGACCGCACGCGCCCCCTGGTTTGAAGACCAGGCTTAA
- the pnp gene encoding polyribonucleotide nucleotidyltransferase, whose translation MKPVKKSFELGGKTVTLETGRIARQATGAVLVTIDDVSVLGTVVGAKEPKPGQGFFPLTVNYTEKTYAVGKIPGGFFKREGRPSEKETLTSRLIDRPIRPLFPNGYMNEVQVVLTVMSANKTQNPDIAAMLAASAALAISGIPFDGPIGASRVAFTNERGYFLNPTYEELETSLLDMVVAGTEDAVLMVESEAKGLTEDQMLGGVLFAHQEMQVAVNAIKEFAAEIGKPRWDWQVEAENTELLSAIKGEFSGAIEEAYSIRDKMERYARLGEIKTAAVEKFAGEEEGQPSGEEVKKYFGKIEKTVVRQQVIDGKPRIDGRDNKTVRPIEIEVGVLPSTHGSALFTRGETQAIVTATLGTARDMQIIDALEGERKDPFLFHYNFPPYSVGEAGRMGTPGRREVGHGRLAKRGIAAVMPTIEEFPYTIRAVSEITESNGSSSMASVCGSSLALMDAGVPLKAPVAGIAMGLVKEGEKFAVLTDILGDEDHLGDMDFKVAGTKDGITALQMDIKINGITDEIMELALEQAHGARLHILGEMNKVIAESRPELSARAPSITTIKINPDKIRDVIGKGGATIRSICDETGASIDLDDDGNVKIYADNQEAAQAAVNRVKEITAEIEVGAIYKGRVERIVDFGAFVNILPGKDGLVHISQISERRIENVTDELSEGQEVLVKVLDVDNRGRVKLSMKEVQEGEQPTDFSA comes from the coding sequence CTGAAACCTGTAAAGAAATCATTTGAGCTCGGCGGCAAGACCGTCACTCTCGAAACCGGCCGTATTGCCCGTCAGGCTACTGGCGCTGTTCTCGTTACCATCGATGATGTGTCCGTGCTGGGCACAGTTGTCGGTGCCAAGGAACCAAAGCCGGGGCAGGGCTTTTTCCCGCTGACGGTTAACTACACCGAGAAAACCTACGCTGTAGGCAAGATCCCCGGTGGTTTCTTCAAGCGTGAAGGCCGTCCTTCTGAAAAAGAAACCCTGACGTCGCGTCTGATCGACCGTCCGATCCGTCCACTGTTCCCCAATGGCTACATGAACGAAGTTCAGGTTGTCCTGACCGTTATGTCTGCCAACAAGACCCAGAATCCGGATATTGCCGCAATGCTGGCTGCGTCTGCTGCGCTGGCGATTTCCGGGATCCCGTTCGACGGCCCCATTGGTGCGTCCCGTGTTGCTTTCACCAATGAGCGCGGTTACTTCCTGAACCCGACTTATGAAGAGCTTGAAACCTCGCTGCTGGACATGGTCGTTGCCGGTACTGAAGACGCGGTTCTGATGGTTGAATCCGAAGCCAAGGGCCTGACCGAAGACCAGATGCTGGGCGGCGTTCTGTTCGCACACCAGGAAATGCAGGTTGCGGTTAACGCGATCAAGGAATTTGCTGCCGAGATTGGCAAGCCGCGCTGGGACTGGCAGGTTGAAGCAGAAAATACCGAACTGCTGAGCGCGATCAAGGGCGAATTCTCCGGTGCGATTGAGGAAGCCTACAGCATCCGCGACAAGATGGAGCGCTACGCTCGTCTGGGCGAGATCAAGACCGCAGCAGTTGAAAAGTTTGCGGGCGAAGAAGAAGGCCAGCCTTCCGGGGAAGAGGTCAAGAAGTACTTTGGCAAGATCGAGAAGACAGTTGTTCGCCAGCAGGTTATTGACGGCAAGCCACGTATTGATGGCCGCGACAACAAGACTGTTCGTCCGATAGAAATCGAAGTGGGCGTTCTGCCGAGCACGCACGGTTCCGCGCTGTTTACCCGGGGTGAAACCCAGGCAATCGTTACTGCAACGCTGGGGACCGCCCGTGACATGCAGATCATTGATGCCCTTGAAGGTGAGCGCAAGGATCCGTTCCTGTTCCACTATAACTTCCCTCCGTACTCGGTTGGTGAAGCTGGCCGCATGGGTACTCCAGGCCGTCGCGAGGTTGGTCACGGTCGTCTGGCGAAGCGCGGTATTGCCGCAGTGATGCCGACTATCGAAGAGTTCCCGTACACCATCCGTGCGGTTTCCGAGATCACCGAGTCCAACGGTTCCAGTTCCATGGCTTCCGTATGCGGTTCCAGCCTTGCGCTGATGGACGCAGGCGTTCCGCTGAAGGCGCCAGTTGCCGGTATTGCCATGGGTCTGGTCAAGGAAGGCGAGAAATTCGCTGTTCTGACCGACATCCTGGGTGACGAGGATCACCTGGGCGACATGGACTTCAAGGTCGCTGGCACCAAAGACGGTATCACTGCCCTGCAGATGGACATCAAGATCAACGGCATTACCGACGAGATCATGGAACTTGCCCTGGAGCAGGCTCACGGAGCGCGGCTGCATATTCTTGGCGAGATGAACAAGGTTATTGCCGAGTCGCGTCCAGAGCTGTCTGCCCGTGCACCGAGCATCACCACTATCAAGATCAACCCGGACAAGATCCGTGACGTTATCGGTAAAGGTGGTGCGACTATCCGCTCTATCTGTGACGAGACCGGCGCGTCTATCGATCTGGATGACGATGGCAATGTGAAGATTTACGCGGATAACCAGGAAGCGGCTCAGGCTGCGGTTAACCGGGTTAAGGAAATTACCGCGGAAATCGAGGTTGGTGCGATATATAAGGGTCGTGTTGAGCGCATTGTGGACTTCGGTGCGTTCGTCAACATCCTGCCTGGTAAGGATGGTCTGGTACACATCTCCCAGATTTCCGAGCGCCGTATCGAGAACGTGACTGACGAGCTGAGCGAAGGTCAGGAAGTTCTGGTTAAGGTTCTGGATGTGGACAACCGTGGTCGCGTCAAGCTGTCCATGAAGGAAGTTCAGGAAGGCGAGCAGCCGACTGACTTCTCTGCCTGA
- the rpsO gene encoding 30S ribosomal protein S15, whose translation MALSASEKSQIVKDYQQGEGDTGSPEVQVALLSANINKLQDHFKTNKQDHHSRRGLIRMVNQRRKLLDYLKRKNADRYLELIQRLGLRR comes from the coding sequence ATGGCACTTTCTGCCAGTGAGAAGTCACAGATCGTTAAGGATTATCAGCAAGGTGAAGGCGATACCGGTTCTCCGGAAGTTCAGGTTGCACTGCTGAGCGCCAACATCAACAAGCTGCAGGATCATTTCAAGACCAACAAGCAGGATCATCATTCCCGCCGCGGTCTGATCCGGATGGTAAACCAGCGTCGTAAACTGCTGGACTACCTGAAGCGCAAAAATGCTGACCGTTACCTGGAGCTGATCCAGCGTCTGGGTCTGCGTCGCTAA
- the secG gene encoding preprotein translocase subunit SecG, with the protein MDWMETLVVVVHVVIAVALVGLVLIQQGKGADAGAAFGGGASQTVFGSQGSGSFLTRVTTLLAIVFFVTSFSLAVFAKQRAEVAGEAGIPVVQESKQDPVDQAADKVDAAQTGEAESGKSDLPELE; encoded by the coding sequence ATGGATTGGATGGAAACACTGGTAGTCGTTGTGCACGTGGTAATCGCCGTGGCGCTGGTGGGTCTGGTTCTGATCCAGCAGGGCAAGGGTGCTGATGCCGGTGCGGCATTTGGTGGCGGTGCGTCCCAGACTGTTTTTGGCAGTCAGGGCAGTGGCAGCTTTTTGACCCGTGTCACTACTCTGCTGGCGATTGTGTTTTTTGTGACAAGTTTTTCGCTGGCTGTGTTTGCCAAGCAGCGTGCCGAAGTGGCTGGTGAAGCGGGTATTCCGGTAGTTCAGGAATCAAAGCAGGACCCGGTTGATCAGGCCGCTGATAAGGTTGATGCAGCGCAAACAGGCGAAGCCGAGAGCGGGAAGTCTGATCTTCCCGAGCTCGAGTAA
- the rimP gene encoding ribosome maturation factor RimP has product MSAKLKQLEDILRPVVEGLGYEFWGIEYRSQGHHSKLRVFIDDVENGISIEDCEKVSRQISGVMDVEDPIQTEYTLEVSSPGMDRPLFRLEQYEAFAGHQVQIRLRMAFEGRRKFQGLIKGVEGDEVIVVVDDHEYLLPFDSIEKAHIIPVFE; this is encoded by the coding sequence TTGTCAGCCAAGCTTAAACAACTGGAAGACATACTTCGGCCTGTAGTGGAAGGCCTGGGATATGAGTTCTGGGGTATCGAATATCGCTCGCAGGGACATCATTCCAAGCTGCGGGTCTTTATTGATGATGTCGAAAATGGCATCTCGATTGAGGACTGCGAAAAGGTCAGTCGCCAGATCAGCGGTGTGATGGATGTGGAGGATCCCATCCAGACCGAGTACACACTTGAGGTCTCATCCCCGGGGATGGATCGCCCGCTGTTCCGTCTTGAACAATACGAGGCCTTTGCTGGTCATCAGGTACAGATTCGCTTGCGCATGGCGTTTGAGGGCAGGCGGAAGTTTCAGGGCCTGATCAAAGGCGTTGAGGGTGATGAGGTGATTGTCGTTGTTGATGATCACGAGTATCTGCTGCCGTTTGACAGCATAGAAAAAGCACACATCATCCCGGTATTTGAATGA
- the tpiA gene encoding triose-phosphate isomerase, translating to MRHRIVAGNWKMNGSKDLAEKLVGYVRSEAESLDNGVEVVIIPPAIYVRDVVEHAAGTLAVGVQNLGQWPSGAYTGEISSEMVRDQGCKYALVGHSERRQIFGESDDVVAAKVERVVSSGLIAVVCVGETLEERDAGRADGVVAGQVRSGLSGVSADQWGKIVVAYEPVWAIGTGKTATAEDAQAMHAMIRDVLADMGAPSESISLLYGGSVKADNAAALFAEPDIDGGLIGGASLVAEDFVSICRSMPAGT from the coding sequence ATGCGTCACAGGATCGTAGCCGGAAACTGGAAAATGAACGGGTCGAAAGACCTGGCCGAAAAGCTGGTGGGCTATGTGCGGTCAGAGGCCGAGTCTCTTGATAATGGCGTGGAGGTTGTTATCATCCCTCCCGCAATCTATGTCAGGGATGTGGTTGAACACGCAGCTGGTACGTTGGCTGTCGGTGTCCAGAACCTAGGCCAGTGGCCATCAGGTGCCTACACCGGAGAAATATCTTCGGAGATGGTGAGAGATCAGGGTTGCAAGTATGCACTGGTTGGTCACTCAGAGCGTCGCCAGATTTTCGGAGAGTCCGATGACGTGGTGGCTGCCAAGGTTGAGCGTGTGGTCTCCAGTGGGTTGATTGCTGTTGTTTGTGTCGGTGAGACCCTGGAGGAACGCGATGCCGGTCGCGCTGATGGTGTTGTGGCGGGGCAGGTTAGAAGTGGTTTGTCGGGTGTGAGCGCTGACCAGTGGGGCAAGATCGTGGTGGCTTACGAACCGGTTTGGGCAATTGGCACCGGTAAAACAGCCACGGCAGAAGATGCTCAGGCAATGCACGCGATGATCCGGGATGTGCTTGCGGACATGGGCGCGCCGTCCGAAAGCATATCTCTGCTTTACGGCGGCAGTGTAAAAGCGGATAATGCAGCCGCTCTTTTTGCCGAGCCAGATATCGATGGCGGTTTGATCGGCGGGGCATCGCTTGTAGCAGAAGATTTTGTGAGTATTTGCCGGTCTATGCCGGCAGGTACCTAA
- a CDS encoding alpha/beta hydrolase, translated as MANRTARLLLTVSRVKAAIAAAGAVAATLSLSGCSSVFFYPDNVTYITPDRLNLSYEDVYLNTADGETLHGWWLPAETTQSPPRGTVYFLHGNAQNISSHILNVAWLPAEGYNVFAIDYRGYGNSTGAPDIGGALHDTESGLRWLVNQPDVQGDPVFLLGQSLGGALGVALASEWVQREETPELSGVVLDGTFSGFRGIAREKLGNFWLTWPLQIPLSWTIPEDYEGVNRIAAISPVPVLVIHSARDGIIPFHHGKALYEAAEEPKEFLQTDTPHAATFVIPAYKQMVLDFLSRASN; from the coding sequence ATGGCAAACCGGACTGCACGCCTACTTCTGACTGTATCAAGGGTGAAAGCGGCCATTGCGGCCGCAGGCGCGGTGGCAGCCACACTGAGCCTGAGCGGCTGCAGCAGTGTCTTCTTCTATCCAGATAACGTCACCTACATCACCCCGGACCGGCTCAACCTGAGTTATGAGGATGTGTACCTCAATACCGCCGACGGCGAAACCCTCCACGGCTGGTGGCTTCCCGCCGAGACCACACAAAGCCCTCCGCGAGGCACCGTCTACTTCCTCCATGGTAACGCCCAGAACATTAGCAGCCACATCCTCAACGTCGCCTGGCTGCCTGCGGAAGGCTACAACGTCTTCGCCATCGACTATCGCGGCTACGGAAACTCCACCGGTGCGCCAGACATCGGAGGGGCCCTCCATGACACAGAGTCCGGTCTCCGCTGGCTGGTGAACCAACCCGACGTCCAGGGCGACCCTGTTTTCCTTCTCGGCCAAAGTCTGGGGGGCGCACTGGGCGTAGCCTTGGCCAGCGAGTGGGTACAACGGGAAGAAACGCCAGAGCTCAGCGGCGTCGTGCTTGACGGAACCTTTTCGGGGTTTCGGGGCATTGCGAGGGAGAAACTGGGAAACTTCTGGTTAACCTGGCCACTCCAGATCCCCCTGAGCTGGACGATTCCCGAAGACTATGAAGGCGTGAACCGCATTGCCGCTATCAGCCCGGTTCCGGTTTTGGTGATCCACAGCGCCCGCGACGGCATCATCCCCTTCCATCATGGCAAAGCACTCTATGAGGCTGCAGAGGAGCCTAAAGAATTTCTGCAGACCGACACTCCCCATGCCGCGACATTTGTGATCCCGGCCTATAAACAAATGGTTTTGGACTTCCTCTCGAGGGCCAGCAACTGA
- the truB gene encoding tRNA pseudouridine(55) synthase TruB, which produces MSRRRKGRDVNGILVIDKPLDITSNGILQQVKRLYGAAKAGHTGALDPLATGVLPLCFGEATKFSQMMLDSDKSYIATARLGVRTETGDSEGAVVEEKPVPADLSVEKVESVLEGFRGDIQQVPSMYSALKHKGRPLYEYAREGIEVERPARPVTIYELTLLEVRENELDIAVSCTKGTYIRSLVEDIGAVLGCGAHVTALRRTMASGFTLANAHEVPELEAMRERGESLDGLLVAPDAALSMFPEVKLTGPSLVSILNGQPVRISGQSFEGFVRLYGNEGFVGLAEAFPEGEVVNLIPRRLVKSSDKR; this is translated from the coding sequence TTGAGCCGCAGACGCAAAGGTCGTGACGTCAACGGAATTCTGGTGATCGACAAGCCTCTGGACATTACGTCCAACGGCATCCTTCAGCAGGTCAAACGCCTTTATGGTGCCGCAAAAGCGGGACATACGGGTGCTCTCGATCCGCTTGCCACGGGTGTTCTGCCTTTATGCTTCGGTGAAGCCACCAAGTTTTCCCAGATGATGCTGGACAGTGACAAGTCCTACATCGCGACCGCCCGGCTGGGCGTCCGGACGGAAACAGGAGACAGTGAAGGTGCAGTGGTTGAGGAAAAGCCTGTCCCAGCCGATCTGTCAGTGGAAAAGGTGGAGTCCGTTCTGGAAGGTTTCCGGGGCGACATCCAGCAGGTTCCGTCCATGTATTCGGCGCTCAAGCACAAAGGACGCCCGCTTTACGAGTATGCCCGTGAGGGAATTGAAGTAGAGCGTCCTGCCCGTCCGGTCACCATTTATGAGCTGACCCTGCTGGAAGTTCGGGAGAATGAGCTGGATATCGCCGTCAGTTGCACCAAGGGTACGTACATTCGCTCACTGGTTGAGGACATCGGCGCTGTCCTGGGTTGTGGTGCCCATGTTACCGCTTTGCGCCGTACCATGGCGTCGGGTTTTACTCTGGCCAACGCCCACGAGGTCCCGGAACTTGAGGCTATGCGTGAGCGTGGTGAGAGTCTCGATGGACTTCTGGTGGCGCCGGATGCGGCCCTTTCGATGTTCCCCGAAGTGAAGCTGACCGGGCCGTCACTGGTGTCGATATTGAACGGGCAACCGGTTAGAATATCGGGTCAATCCTTTGAAGGCTTTGTTCGTCTGTATGGCAACGAAGGTTTTGTGGGGTTGGCAGAAGCATTCCCGGAAGGTGAGGTTGTCAATCTGATTCCCCGCCGACTGGTGAAGAGCAGCGACAAGCGATAA